From the genome of Oscillospiraceae bacterium:
TATCGAAGGCGTTACATATAATCTTGACGATAAAGGCTTTGCAGAATATGTAACCTTTGAAGGCAAAGTTCCTTCAATTAACGATATTTCCGCAAAATTCGGTTTATATGTTGAAGGATTAACATTAAGAGGAGATAAGAGAAGTTGTTACTTTAATTATACCGAACTTGAACAGGAAGCGCAGGACTTAATGTTAAATAAAGAAAACGGTTTTGAACCTGTTGACCCTGCTTTGATTTACACACCGGAAGAAAAAGCAATCATTGATAAAGACTTAGCTGCTATCGAAAAAGCAACACAGGAATTTGTTACAAAATATATCTTAGCAGAAAAAGGAAGCAAAGATACAGGCGATGCCGCTTGGGATGCTTGGGTTAAAAAAGCAAGATCTTCCTTTAACATTGACGAACAGGAAAGAGTTGCAAACGAAATTTATAAAAGAATGTACAACTAAATCGATGTGTAATTCGTAATTGTAGGGGAGGGGTTCCATCCCCTCCCGAAAACACAAAATGATTATTAAATTTTTTTAATAATAAAAATTATAACAAAGAAAGGAAGTTTTTTTAAATGAAAAACTATGTAAAACCAATCGTAACAATCGAAACAGTTTTACCTTCCGAAAATTTATCAAACCTTTCAGGGTGGCTTGAAGGTGCAGGCATTGAATACAATGATGCAGGCATTACCACCTATGTAGTGGTTTCATAAAGGAGGTAGGAAAAATGAAAAGAATTTTATCTTTAATTCTTGTAGTGTCAATGTTTCTTTCAGTAACGGCTTTTGGTGCTATCACAACAACAGAAATATACACTGACACCGAAACAGGTTATACCTACATTTTCGGTAAATTCGAAGATAGCGATACTAATGTCGGCTTTGAAATTAATGGTAAAGAATACGACCTTAGGAAAGAGGATATTAACAATCCTGAAAAAACAGCATTTGAGGTTGCTAAAGAAAAAGGAAATATTTTTGGTATCGGTTTCTTAGATGCAACTCAAAAAGGTGCTGAAGAAAAGAAATTTACAGCAACTCCATTTACTTATAATGCTGAAAATGCAAAAAACACACAGGAAGCAATTACAGTTGACCTTCCTGAGTATGACAATCTTAAATTAAAAGACATTAAAGTAAATGGCGAAACTGTAGCTGCATTTTCTCCTTACAAATCTTACTATTATTATGAAACAAACGATGTTTCATCAATAACAAAAGAAGATATCGAAGCTACAGCTCAGGCAGCTTATGCTAATGTAACTGTTTCTGATGCAGGAAATAACAATTATGTTATAACAACAACTGCCCCAGATTCTGAAGAAGTAAAAACTGTTGAAATAAGAGTAAGAGAAAAAGGCGAACCTCAGAATCCGGAAGAACAAATTGCACCATTTAAAGGTTCTAAAACTGTAAGAATATATAAAGATTTATCAGAGAAATTTTCGCCTCTTACAGGCGACTCTGGTATTTATGACTGGAATGAGGTAAGAATAAAAGCGAGTGCAGGAAATGAAATTCCAAGCAACTCAACAGAGTATAGTGTTGTTCTTATTCAGTTTGATATAAGTAAGATTACAAATATTAACGACAGAGTGTTATTAGATATTCCTGTTAATAATGCTAATACAGCATCAAATCCTGACAGAATAGCTGAAATTGGGTTTATGGCTGTTGATACAGAACTTCCGATTTCATATCATCCTAGTACAAGCCCTTATTTTTCCGGAACGAAAACTACGGATGAATATCAAAAGTTTAACGATGAAATAGTTAACGGTGAGGTAGCTTCTACTACGAATTCTGATCTTACTCCTGAAATGATCAACAAAGAAATAGCAAACGCGTTTGAAATGTTAGATTATAAAAATATTGAAAATGATGTTGCGGGAAGAGTTGTAGTTGCTAATTCAGCAAAAGAAACAAAGACTGTTGATGTTACCGACTATATCAAGGCGAAGCTTGAAAAAGGTGATGAAACTGCCACATTTATGGTAAGAGCAATATTTAATCCTGAAATAAATTCAACCGGTTCGGAAGTTTGTATAAGACCATATTCAGCAAACGCTGCTTTGTCGTTTACAAAATTCGAAGGCGAAATTGCAGCATCTGATATTAAAGTTAACGGTGAAACAATTAAAGACTTTAATAAAGATACTTTAAACTACAGTGTAATTGTTAATAAAGATGCAGACATTCCTCAGGTTACAGCAACTGTTGCAGATACAGAAAATCTTACTATTAAAGTTACTCAGGCAACTGAGGTTCCGGGTGCTGCAACTGTTAAAGTAACATCCTATGACGGACAGTCAAAGACTTATACAATAAACTTTGATAATCCGTTTGAAAAAGGTGTATTTATATTCGACTCAGCTGCGTCTAAACGTGTTGAATTTGATTGGGGAGCTGCTTATAATAAGATATCAAATGTTAAGGATCTTGGAAATTCGAACTGGGTTAGAACTTATGGTAACTCAAGTGGATATGTTGTTCCAAGAGATGCTTTGTTGATTACATTTAACTCTACTACGCAAGGTTTAAATGAAGATGATAGAATTTATTTAAATCTTTATGTGAAAGGTTTTGACCCGTATGCGACAACACTTAATGGTGTTCCAGGTGGTAAAGTCAAAGTAATTTATACTCAGAGCAGTATAGATGTTAACAGTCAAGTTGATAAAACTAATTATACAGTTTCTTCAAATTATATAACATCTGAAATTACAGAATTTAAAATTGATGTAACTAATCTGGTTAAAAATGCACTTTTGAATACTAATGCAGTTGATGGAATTAAAACAATTCAGTTACTTATTGAAACAGATGAAGCTGATGCTAAAAAAACTACGACTGGAAAATATATTTATTCTGATGATACAGTTTCATACGAACACACAAATTTGGGAGGAATACTACAACTTGATACGTATTCTCCAACGATAACATATGCTGAATAATGCTCTGAAAATCTTAATTTATATTATATTTCGGAGGAGACTTAAAAGTCTCCTCCGCAAATTATCTTTGTTTTTAGAAAATATAAAAAAATATTTACACAAAGTGAATGTTTCTTTATATCTTTTAAATTTTGTGAAAAAAGCGAATATTAATAAACTCAAAGCAGGGGGCAATAAAAAATGAGAGTAATTAAAATTGACGATGAGAATTTACTAAAAGGGATTGAAACATTAAAAAATTATTATGAAATTCCTGACTTGGTAAACCTTTACATAGAAAAAGGGGAAAAACTTACAGTAAAATGGCAGGGGGAAGATGTATATATTACATATCCTGTAAATTCTGCACTTTTTCGTGCATTAAGCCTTATTTCACTCGACTTTAAAAAGGGAGAGAGAAATAATATAGAAGAAACCTTGTATTTTGACGAATGCGGTGTTATGCTTGATATGTCAAGAAACGGTGTTATGAAAGTTGAGGCTGTTAAAAAGTATGCGGATATGATGGCGCTTATGGGTCTTAATCAGTTATATCTTTATTTGGAAGATACTTATGAAATTGACGGATGCCCTTACTTTGGATATTTAAGAGGCAGATACACAAAAGAGGAATTAAGAGAAATTGATGAGTATTGCGACTTAATTGGCATTGAAGCAATCCCTCATATTCAGGCTTTAGGGCACATGGAACAATATATCAAATGGGACGAGGGTATGCAGTACCGCGACACAGAAAAAGTTCTTATTGCAGGAGAAGAAAGAACTTACGATTTTATAAAAAAAGCGATTACCTCAATTTCATCCTGCTTTAAAACAAAGAAAATCCATCTTGGAATGGACGAGGCGGGAAACTTGGGAAGCGGAAAATACTATGCTAAGCATGGACCGATTGACCGAAAAGAAATTCTTCTTGACCATTTAAAGAGAGTTGCAGATATAGCAGAAGAGTTGGGTCTTACGCCTATAATTTACGGGGATGTTATCTATGCAGTTGCAACGGGAAATCAGTATGCAGCGGCAGGGGAAACAAAAATTCCCGAAGATGTTAAGAAAAGACTTCCGAAAGACCTTGTTCTTACCTATTGGGAGTATTACGATTATGATTATGATTTATATAAAAATATGCTTGAATCATACCGCGACTTAACAGGAAAGGCTATTTTCTGGGGTGGAATCTGGACATGGTTTGGCCTTGCTCCCGATAATAAGATGACAATTGATACAACAAATCCTGCATTAAAAGCATGTAAGGATACAGGAATAAGAGCTGCAATCGGCAGCATCTGGGCAGATGATGGATGCGAATGTAATCATTTCTTCGGAATGCATGGTCTTATGTACTTTGCAGAACATATGT
Proteins encoded in this window:
- a CDS encoding beta-N-acetylhexosaminidase; protein product: MRVIKIDDENLLKGIETLKNYYEIPDLVNLYIEKGEKLTVKWQGEDVYITYPVNSALFRALSLISLDFKKGERNNIEETLYFDECGVMLDMSRNGVMKVEAVKKYADMMALMGLNQLYLYLEDTYEIDGCPYFGYLRGRYTKEELREIDEYCDLIGIEAIPHIQALGHMEQYIKWDEGMQYRDTEKVLIAGEERTYDFIKKAITSISSCFKTKKIHLGMDEAGNLGSGKYYAKHGPIDRKEILLDHLKRVADIAEELGLTPIIYGDVIYAVATGNQYAAAGETKIPEDVKKRLPKDLVLTYWEYYDYDYDLYKNMLESYRDLTGKAIFWGGIWTWFGLAPDNKMTIDTTNPALKACKDTGIRAAIGSIWADDGCECNHFFGMHGLMYFAEHMYNYEVDEVKFKERFEYITKASFDAFTDMSYFHNDFDKFDDYDFYWERFYGKRFVFADLLIGLLDEDLRTKPMYEHYKNLENKFKTYIDTNNPWNEMYKYILKLIEIARKKCFVLENLKIAYDNKNNGFLKDCVFKYIPELISDFESLEAIHKKQWMSTYKPFGFEVLDIRYGGVIQRLKSSLERIKAYIDGDIEIIEELSETRLLHRCEWTQRDFHAIVTACNGI